From the Burkholderia sp. WP9 genome, the window CATCGCTGCGGGTTTCACGAAGCCGGCCACGGAGTGGACCGGTGCAATCGCGGAGCGCAAGAACAAGAATCTCGCCAAGATGGCCGCGACGCTCGACAAGAACCCGTCGCCGATGAATTTCCACAGCGCGTTGCGCGCGATCCGCGATGTGCTGAAAACACGCCCTGACATCAACGTCGTGAATGAAGGCGCGAACACGCTCGACTACGCGCGCAGCATCATCGACATGTATGAACCGCGCAAACGCTTCGATTCGGGCACGTGGGGAATCATGGGTATCGGCATGGGCTTCGCGATCGGCGCGGCGGTCACGAGCGGCAAACCCGTCGTCGCGATCGAAGGCGATAGCGCATTCGGCTTCAGCGGCATGGAGCTCGAAACCATCTGCCGTTACGAGTTGCCGGTCTGCACGATCGTATTCAACAACAACGGCGTGTATCGCGGCACGGACGTGAACCCGACCGGCGGCAAGGATGTCGCGCCGACCGTGTTCGTGAAGAACGCGCGCTACGACAAGATGATCGAGGCATTCGGCGGCGTCGGCTATCACGCCACCACGCCGGAAGAACTGACGAAGGCACTGCTCGAATCGATCGCCTCAGGCAAACCGAGCCTGATCAACGCCGTCATCGACGAAGCGGCCGGCACCGAAAGCGGTCGACTGACCAATCTGAATCCGCAAAGCGCGGCAATGAAAAAGTAATCTGGGCAACCACGGAGATTTCAACATGACCAAACCTCTCGAAGGCATCAGGATCATCGACTTCACCCATGTTCAAGCCGGTCCCGCCTGCACCCAGTTGCTCGCCTGGTTCGGCGCGGACGTCATCAAGGTGGAACGGCCGGGTTCGGGCGACGTGACGCGCAATCAGTTGCGCGACATTCCCGACGCCGACGCGTTGTACTTCACGATGCTCAACAGCAACAAGAAGTCGCTGACGTTGGACACAAAGAAGCCCGAAGGCAAGGAAGTCCTCGAAAAGTTGATCCGCGAGTCCGACGTGCTGGTGGAGAACTTCGGCCCGGGCGCGCTGGACCGGATGGGCTTTTCGTGGGAACGCCTGAACGAACTCAATCCGAAGATGATCGTCGCCTCGGTGAAGGGCTTCAGCGACGGTCACCACTACGACGACCTGAAAGTCTACGAGAACGTGGCGCAATGCGCGGGCGGGGCGGCCTCCACTACCGGCTTCTGGGACGGTCCGCCGACTATCAGCGCGGCCGCGCTCGGTGACAGCAATACCGGCATGCATCTGGCCATCGGCATTCTGACCGCGCTTCTCGGCCGCGACAAAACGGGCAAAGGCCAGAAGGTCGCCGTGTCGATGCAGGATAGCGTGCTGAATCTGTGCCGCGTGAAGCTGCGCGACCAGCAGCGGCTGGAGCGCGTCGGCTATCTCGAGGAGTACCCGCAATATCCGCACGGCGAATTCAGCGACGTGGTGCCGCGCGGCGGCAATGCGGGCGGCGGCGGCCAGCCGGGTTGGGTGCTCAAGTGCAAAGGCTGGGAAACGGATCCGAATGCGTACATCTACTTCACGATTCAGGGCCACGCGTGGGAGCCGATCTGCAAGGCGCTCGGCAAGCCCGAGTGGATCGATGACCCGGCCTACAAGACCGCGGAAGCACGTCAACCGCATATCTTCGATATCTTCCAGACCATCGAAGCCTGGCTCGCCGACAAAACCAAATTCGAGGCGGTCGACATCTTGCGCAAGTTCGACATTCCGTGCGCGCCAGTGCTGACCATGAAGGAACTGGCCAACGACCCGTCGTTGCGCGCGAGCGGCACGATCGTCGAAGTGCCGCACAAGAAACGCGGCACGTATCTGACTGTCGGCAGCCCGATCAAGTTTTCGGATCTGAAGCCGGAAGTCACCGCGTCGCCGCTGCTCGGCGAACACACCGAGGAAGTGTTGGCGAGCCTCGGCTACAGCCAGCAGCAAATCTTCAACCTGCGCGAAGTCAAAGCGGTTTGATGGTGCTACGCTAGCCCGGCCATCGGCTCGGGCTTGCGGATACGGCGTCGCTGGCGACGCCGTATCCCATTCAGGCATCCGTGTTTTCACAATCGGGGGGGCGTCATGCAACATGCCATCGACTTCGAGCAACTTGCCAACGCAATCGGCGACGCGATCGTCATTTCGGATGCTCAAGGCAGCATCACATTCTGGAACCCCGCGGCCGAACGCATGTTCGGGTTTGCGCCAGGCGAAGCGCTCGGCAAGTCGCTCGACCTGATCATTCCGGAACGGTTGCGCGGCCGCCATTGGGACGGCTACCACAAGACCATGGCAACGGGCGAAACCCGCTATGGCAACGACGTGCTGCGTGTGCCCGCGGTGCACAAGGACGGGCGGTCCATGTCGATTGCCTTTACGGTCGCGTTGCTGCATTCGCCGCAACACGAGCTCACCGGCATTGTCGCCGTGATCCGTGACGAAACCAGCCGCTTTCAGGAGGATCGTCTGCTTCGCAAACGGCTCGCGGAACTGGAGGCGTCCGCCGGCGCATGAGCACGCGCATTGGCACACGCACACACGCATAATCCGATACCCACAGACCCACTGAAGGCCGGCGCGAGCCGCATCACCTGCGCCGGCTTCAAACCGTTCTCGCCGCTGCCCGCGTCCACGCTGTAAACTCTGCCGAATCCCGCTCTCAATCACGCCCGGATCAGGCAACATGGACCGCATCGACGCAATGAAGGTGTTCGTCGCCACGCTCGACGAAGGGAGCCTGGTCGGCGCGAGCCGTCGACTCGGCCGCTCACCTGCGGCGGTGAGCCGGGCTATCGCGTTCCTCGAAGAACATGTCGGAACGGCTCTGCTGCATCGCACGACGCGGACGATCAGACTGAGCGAAGCCGGCGAACGATACGCCGCCGCTTGCCGCCGCATTCTCACCGACCTGGAAGAAGCCGATCTGCTGATCGCCGGCGAGCGCTCCGCACCGCGCGGGCTGCTCACGATCACCGCACCGGTGGCGGCCGGTCAGGACATGCTGCGGGCGATCATCGACGATTTCATCGATCGCTATCCGGCCGTCTCGGTCCGGCTGGATATGCTCGACCGCCCAGTGAGCCTGATCGACGAAGGAATCGACGTGGCGCTGCGCATCGCTCACCTGCCCGATTCGACGCTCGTGGCGATCCCGGTGGGCGAAACGCGGCGGGTCGTCACGGCGTCGCCTCGCTACCTGGCCAAGCACCCGCCGATCGTCGAACCCGCCGATCTTGCCCGGCATCAGATCATCTCCATGAGCCACTTCGGCCTGGATTCATGGAGCTTTCCGCCGCCGAATGGCTCGACGATTCCACGTGTCGTGCAGTTCACTCCGCGCTTTATCGTCAACAGTATTCAGGCGGCCGTGGCTTCGGCCGTCGCGGGACATGGCGTCACCCGCATGTTTTCCTATCACGTCGCCGAGCAGGTCAAGGAAGGATCGCTCGAGATCGTCCTGAGCGACAACGAACCCGCCCCGCTACCAGTCCACCTGTTGACGCCGCAAGGGCGTCTCGCGGTTCCCAAGGTGCGAGAATTCGTCGATTTCGCGGCGCCGCGCCTGCGCCGCCACTTCACGCAACCCCAGCGGACTACGAAGCGCAATTGAATCGACTCGCGGAAGAATGTCTGCCGGTCTACGTGGATTCTCTCTGCAATCGGTTCAATCTAGACTGTGTTCATCGA encodes:
- a CDS encoding PAS domain-containing protein; the protein is MQHAIDFEQLANAIGDAIVISDAQGSITFWNPAAERMFGFAPGEALGKSLDLIIPERLRGRHWDGYHKTMATGETRYGNDVLRVPAVHKDGRSMSIAFTVALLHSPQHELTGIVAVIRDETSRFQEDRLLRKRLAELEASAGA
- a CDS encoding LysR family transcriptional regulator produces the protein MDRIDAMKVFVATLDEGSLVGASRRLGRSPAAVSRAIAFLEEHVGTALLHRTTRTIRLSEAGERYAAACRRILTDLEEADLLIAGERSAPRGLLTITAPVAAGQDMLRAIIDDFIDRYPAVSVRLDMLDRPVSLIDEGIDVALRIAHLPDSTLVAIPVGETRRVVTASPRYLAKHPPIVEPADLARHQIISMSHFGLDSWSFPPPNGSTIPRVVQFTPRFIVNSIQAAVASAVAGHGVTRMFSYHVAEQVKEGSLEIVLSDNEPAPLPVHLLTPQGRLAVPKVREFVDFAAPRLRRHFTQPQRTTKRN
- the frc gene encoding formyl-CoA transferase codes for the protein MTKPLEGIRIIDFTHVQAGPACTQLLAWFGADVIKVERPGSGDVTRNQLRDIPDADALYFTMLNSNKKSLTLDTKKPEGKEVLEKLIRESDVLVENFGPGALDRMGFSWERLNELNPKMIVASVKGFSDGHHYDDLKVYENVAQCAGGAASTTGFWDGPPTISAAALGDSNTGMHLAIGILTALLGRDKTGKGQKVAVSMQDSVLNLCRVKLRDQQRLERVGYLEEYPQYPHGEFSDVVPRGGNAGGGGQPGWVLKCKGWETDPNAYIYFTIQGHAWEPICKALGKPEWIDDPAYKTAEARQPHIFDIFQTIEAWLADKTKFEAVDILRKFDIPCAPVLTMKELANDPSLRASGTIVEVPHKKRGTYLTVGSPIKFSDLKPEVTASPLLGEHTEEVLASLGYSQQQIFNLREVKAV